GGTAGAACGCATGAGTTAAGCAAATCGTGCTGTCAATGTATACAGTGGGTATGTTAAGAAAATACCTCATCTGTTTCCAGATCCTAAGAGTATGACAAATGACTGGGTTAGAGTCATAAGTGGCTTTTTCCACATATGCTGGACTATTAACAAGTGCAGTGAGTGAGGAACGTTGACGTGAGGCCTGCTCAATCAAAAGCCATGAAGGCATATCCTTCTGTCTCATCACAGGTAAACTTCCCCTCCAGAAAGACACAATGTTCAGATTTTCAGCCCAATAATACAGTTTGAAGTGAGGAAGGCCAAAGCCCACCTCTATCTTGTACTTGCATAAATGCTTCTTTGAAATTCTGGCTGCCTTGTTATCCCATAAAAATGGAATTACTATTGAATGCAGTTTCTTAAAATAGCTTTGTGGTATTAAATTGGGTAGACATTGGAAGAGGTAAAGAAACCTGGGTCGGACAACCATTTTAATAGCGTTTATATGACCAACCAAGGAGATAAGCAGTTttccaaaaatctatattttgtttGAACTGATACATTTTCATGTCCCAATTGACTTTCAATAGCTGATCAAGTTCTTGTCACTACAATGCCAAGGCTTGTGAACTTGTCCATCTTGCCCAAGGAGCCAAATGTATTTATCAAGTTAAGGGGGAATAGAAATGTTAGGCTTGGATGAAAACAAAAGAGGGACATTTTGTGCTGCATGTCTTTCATTTTAACCGGAGCGATATCGGCACATGTACGAATGAGAGTAGAAAGGGGTTCCATGGCTATAGCGAAGAGAGCAGGCGAAACAGGGCACCCCTGTCGGCAGCCCCTGAACAGGCCGAATGACTTCGACATTTCCTGATTGGTTACCACGGACGCCATTGGGTGTGCATAAATAATTCTGATCCAATTAATAAATTCCTTTCCAAACGTGAAATGCTCCAGAACCGACATCATATACTTCCACTCAATCTGATCAAACGCCTTCTCTGCGTCAAGAGcaattaccactgcctcaacttTATGACCATGATACATTACATTGAAAAGGCGTCTGAAATTGTAGTATATATGTCGGCCCGGGAttttatttgtacctttatttaactaggcaagtcagttaagaacaaattcttattttcaataacggcctaggaacagtgggttaactgccttattcaggagcagaacagcagatttttaccttgtcagcttggggattcaatcttgcaacctttcagttacaagtccaatgctctaaccactaggctacctgccgataaAACCTGTCTGGTCAGGGTGTATTAAgtcagaaatatatattttttcaaatcgGTTTGCATTATCTTTGTCAACACCTTATTTTCTATGGGGAGTAACAACACGGGCGATAAGACGACATCTCCATGGAATCTCTATCTTTTTTCAAGATCAGTGCTATTGTAGCCTCTTACAGTGTTTCCGGGAGTTTGGCATTTTCTTTGGAATGTTTAAACATTCGCAACATAAGTAGAGATAGAATTCTATAAGAAGTACTGCGCCAGTCTATTACATATCCATCAGGCACAGGGGCCTTTCTGTTTGGAAAATGTGCTATCGCTGTGTTAATTTCCTAGGAGGTTAACCCAGCATCAGGTGCAGCAGCTGCCCCGCTGTCTAGTTTAGGAAGTTCACATTCAGTGAGAAAACGTTCCATAGTTTGTGGATCAGTAGCATCGCATTTTGATTGATATAGCTGAGTAAAACTATTAATATCCTGCGGATCTGTTACTATTTTACCCGTAGTCTTTTATTTTGTGAAAAGCTCTAGATGCCTGTACATGCCTCTGCTGTCTTGCTAATAATTTGTGGTTTGTCACCCAGTTCAAAATAACTTTGTTGCGTTCTAGCAAGTAAAGAGCCAACCTGTTTCGAAAGTATGGTATTGTATTCATATTTCAACTTTGTGATCTTCTCAAGGACTACATTCGAGGAATTTGTCCTAAAAGCGTTCTCCTGTTCCCCTAACTCTTAATTTCTCTCATCCTAGTATTGGAGCGTTTCTTCCTCTCTGATGtataataaataatgaaacctcTAATCACAGCCGTTAGAGATTCCCAAAGGGTGGAGTCGTCAACATCCCCTGTGTCGTTAGCTCCAAAAGAAAAAGGCAATCTGCTCCTTCAAATACTGACAAAAAGTCTCATCTTTCAACAAGTATGCGTCGAAGTGCCAAAGTCGCCGACCTGTAGACATATTGTggagtttcagcaccatggacagagaGTGGTCCGTAATTAGAATAGGGTGATAGGTTACCAACGCAGCTTGGAGTCCAACAAAAAAGAAAATTCTGGAATATGATTTATGAACTGATGAAAAGAAAGGGATTATTCTATCTATTTGATATGGCCTTAAATACCATTTGAAAAAATTATGGATCATCGAAGTTGGGTCCATATAAATTGACCACGGTTATTGGTTTCGAATTCAGTGTACCAGCCACAATAATATACCGACCATTAGGATCTGAAATCGAGGATGAGTAAACAAAAAGGAATGTTTTTCCTTATCAGGATTGCTACCCCTCTTGCTTTTGCATCAAAATTAGACTGGTATATCTGACCGATCCAGCCGACTCGTAGCTTGGCCTGAGCCGAGCATTTAATAGGAGTTTCTTGAAGAAGCACTATGTCAGCGCCCAGTGATTTAAGATTGAGAACAAACCTTAGCTCGTTTCACTACATGCCCTAAGCCATTACAGTTCCAGCTGACTATCTTTATTCTACCAGGTCTACTCTGTGCTCTGTCACTATGTGGCATTTCTTATTTTAGAGCAAATTGTTGCTGTCatacaaaacccaaaaggaaaacgTCCCACCGTGCGGGAACTTGTCATGCCACCTGTATTAATAAATGTGAACATAAAACACAGACCACATCCCCCCTCCCTAGGGTGTCTAGACATACTTCTTCAACTAACTCGTCATCTATAGATGCTCCGCATGCATATAAACTAATATTAAATAACACTTAACTCTCACGTTAGGGGCGCTAAAACATGATAGCCTAAACAATGCTATAACAATGCTATAACATCTCACccatcatatacagtggggagaacaagtatttgataacctgcaaaatcggcagtgtttcctacttacaaggtatgtagaggtctgtaatttttatcataggtacacttcacctatgagagacggaatctaaaacaaaaatccagaaaatcacattgtatgatttttaagtaatgaattagcattttattgcatgacataagtatttgatacatcagaaaagcagaaattAATATTTGGTAAAGAAACCtatgtttgcaattacagagttAGAGAGTCACACTGCagcaggaattttggcccactcctccatacagacagtctccagatccttcaggtttcggggctgtcgctgggcaatacggactttcagctccctccaaagattttctattgggttcaggtctggagactggctaggccactccaggaccttgagatgcttcttacggagccactccttagttgccctggctgtgtgtttcaggtcgttgtcatgctggaagacccagccacgacccatcttcaatgctcttactgagggaaggaggttgttggccaagatctcgcgatacatggccccatccattctcccctcaatacggtgcagtcgtcctgtcccctttgcagaaaagcatccccaaagaatgatgtttccacctccatgcttcacggttgggatggtgttcttggggttgtactcatccttcttcttcctccaaacacggcgagtggagtttagaccaaaaagctctatttttgtctcatcagaccacatgaccttctcccattcctcctctggatcatccagatggtcattagcaaacttcagacgggcctggacatgtgctggcttgagcagggggaccttgcgtgcgctgcaggattttaatccatgacggcgtagtgtgttactaatggttttctttgagactgtggtcccagctctcttcaggtcattgaccaggtcctgccgtgtagttctgggctgatcccacaccttcctcatgatcattgatcattggggcggcagcgtagcctagtggttagagcgttggactagtaaccggaaggttgcgagttcaaatccccgagctgacaaggtacaaatctgtcgttctgcccctgaacaggcagttaacccattgttcccaggccgtcattgaaaataagaatatgttcttaactgacttgcctggttaaataaaggtaaaaaaaatatataaaaaaaataaaataaattgatgCCCCATGAGGATAGATCTTGCATgaagccccagaccgagggtgattgaccgtcatcttgaacttcttccattttctaataattgcgccaacagttgttgccttctcaccaagctgcttgcctattgtcctgtagcccatcccagccttgtgcaggtctacaattgtatccctgatgtctttacacagctctctggtcttggccattgtggagaggttggagtctgtttgattgagtgtgtggacaggtgtattttatacaggtaatgagttcaaacaggtgcagttaatacaggtaatgagtggagaacaggagggcttcttaaagaaaaactaacaggtctgtgagagccggaattcttactggttggtaggtgatcaaatacttatatcatgcaataaaatgcacatTAATTactaaaaaaatcatacaatgtgattttctggatttttgttttagattccgtctctcacagttgaagtgtacctatgataaaaattacagacctctacatgctttgtaagtaggaaaacctgcaaaatcggcagtgtatcaaatatttgttctccccactgtaagtcCCAATGTCTAATGGAAAAGACACAGGCAGGAAATTCAAACACATTCCTGGCCTGTATTTGGCCATTTAGCCGGTTGACACAGTCATTCTGTATCCTCAGCCAGGGAGCTTGCTTGACAAGAACAGATCGGCCTCTTTAGGGTTGTCAAACGTACGTGTTGATCCCTCGACTGTCACCTTAAACCGGGCTGGGAAGAGGAATCCATATCGGATGTTTGCCGCCCTGCATTTGTTGCGTAACTCATCATACTCTTTCCGTTGGTTCCTCACCTCCAAGGTACGATCTGGGTAGAAAGACACCCTGGCTCCGTTGTAGTTAAGGGGGAACTTTTAACTAGCCAGCTTAAAGATGAGATCCCTGGTCTGGGGATAGTGCAGCCGTGCGATGAATGGCCTTGGTTGCGCACCCTTGGCCGGCTTCGTTGCCTGTGATCTGTGTGTGCGGTCGATCAGGATGGCCGTTTTGAAGTGTTCACTCCCCAGCAATGCCAGAATCAGCTCTGAGACAAATTCAGTGAGTTTCCCTTTCTCAGTGTCCTCCTGGATCCCACATATTCGGATGTTCTGGCGTCTTGAATGCCACTCGAGCATTTCCAAACGGGCGTTCAGGGTTTTGTAGTAATTTTTGAACGTTGTGCACTGTTTCTCTGTCCTGTAGCCTGGCCCGTGATCGACTGTCGTCTGCTCAACCTCATGCACCCAGCCCTTGGCTGCCGTCACAGTTTCAGTCAAAGTCCCAAtactctttgagatatcagctaacCTTGTGTCCACCTTCTTGCTTAGTGAGTTTATTGCAGCCAGTAGGTCACTGAGCAGGTTCTGTGGAGAACTCTTGGGAGATAGCATCTTCAGCTAACTCCTCGTGGGTCAGCGATGTTGAAATTGGTTCATTGTCCATCTCATTCAAATTATCTTGTTTAGCTCCCCCTTTTTTGGTGCCTTTTCTCTTTGTCATATTGCCAGACAATGTTTTAAGTTATAGGTTGTGAGAGGTTAagataaataagaatttgtttccAAATTGGAGCGGAGCACTAGCAAAGCACGTCTACTCCATAGCACGCTCTCTAGcgcctccctgtgtgtgtgtgtgtgtgtgtgtgtcttaccgcAGTGGATAGTCTGGATGCGAGGGTCATCTCCAGGTTGCCCTTCAGGCCCAGCAGAGCCGGAACCAGGATGAAAATCTCTGTAATGTACTTAAAGGCATCCCAGtgctgggggagaggggggggggggagagagagaaagtggcaaGAAAGTgaggaaagaaaggagagaagacaGCGATATTAGACATGTCATTGTTGTTGATAGTCTATTGTTGGCTACTGGCTAGTACAGAGCAGATGGGAGCTTACTATTTGTTCATTGTCAGCTTGTCTTTATTAGAAAGTTGTCCCCATCCAAATATTTACATTCAAATGTTATATCAAAATTAAATAAGGCGAAATGCCGTAGCTTCCAGTCATAGGTTCCTTCCTAGTAGCCTATCCCTACTAGTATTGGCTGAGTGGCTATGAGAATCCCTTTAACATTGTAATATCAATATACAGATATCCCTTTATCACCTTCCTTGAAAGCTCTTACAGCCATTTACTCTGGACTACACATGGAATGGAGTCATAAGTAAACAATACAAACCAATTGATTTAAACTGTGCCAAATCCACCTCCTCTACCTAATTGAACTTCACATGCACTAGCCCACACCCCAGTCTCAACAGGACCTATGCTCTACCATTCCAGTCTCACCTGTACTATGTCCAGCACCATCCCTGCCGACACCGTGCCGAACCCAGCCAGCAGGAAAGGCACCACGATCTGCAGTGCCATGGCCAGAGGCGACTCCTTGGGCATATTCCGTGTGGGGGGCCTCtgactctcctcttcctccttctcctcgtcATCACCCTCCTCCCCTGAGAGTGTCCCCTCAGGAAGCATGGGCTCAGTCTCAGAGTACCGCATATCCCCACCGTCTGACAGGGTAACGGATGTCCGCGCTACCCGGTCCGAGTGCCGGCGCACCTCCAGGTGAGGGGGGTCAGGCCGGTAGCCGTTCCCATCAGGTTTGGGCCCCAGGTCGGCCATGGCCAGACCACGCTCCTCCTGGAGCTTGGTGTATCCCGTAGGGACCATGGTTTGGAACACAGAGGGGATCCACCCGGTAGGCACTGGCTTCAGAGAGAGACTGCTCCAGCCACCGGTGGCTCCGCTCATACGCACCACTAGGCTAGGGCCCAGAGAGTCACCCAGTGTGTGGATGTTCATGCTAAGCAATGCTGCTGATGAGTCCGCAATGTCTCATCTCCATTCATTCAGGCGGGGCAGTGTGATAGAGGGCAGGCAGGGCTGGTTAAATAGAAAGAGGGGCATCCATGTCCACTACGATCAGCCCTGTGGAGACCAGCCAAGGAGAAAGACTGTCACTGTTCTCTCCAGCTCATGCAAGCAAAACAAACACAAATTATAGTCTAGCTATTCTCCCCGGGGCAAAGGCAAACCACATTTCATTTCAAACAGACTAGATAGCCTACATTGCTTGTTTTGGTTCTGTTATCAGAAGACCctgaggctgaggagaggaggagttgtCTACATAATGCATGCTGATTAATAACCCACTATCTGGTTGCTTTCAGGTAGGCCTATTGTATGTCTGGTTGAATGTCTCTGAAAACCTGCACAAATATCAAAGTGCATATGTGCTGTCTatgattgtatttatttttaaatgacatAACATAAGCTCTGCTTATGACCAAGTCTTGAAATAGTGAAATACATAAGATACATTCTCTGCTTCTCTGGCCAATATAATTCAACACAACTTTTCTCCTCAGATAAATTGATATTTTGGAAAATGTAGAAAGCTATGCCATATGGATAGTTCCATAATAAATGATTTTACATTGGAGAGGCCCATGTGGCACCAGCAAAGGAAAAAGACGGTTGATGTGTTAGaaatcagtctgtctgtcagtctacgTACGTACTGTCAGAACCAGGCTAAAAGCTCTCACTAATTCCTGCGTCTAGGTGGATAGATATTTCACAAGTTTTTAACACCAATAGAACGGGTAGCAAACTGAAAAGCGAATTTGATAAGGAAGTGGAGAATAACTGCGTTATCCCGCTTTTAAAGAATAGTTTTATTACCGTTATCACGTTTATGTCAAAGTGTTCTTCTGGCAAGGCAAATCTAGCCACATAAACAGCTTGATGGATGCTAACGCGAGCTAACATAACGTTAGTTGGCTAGTAGTACCTCCAAGGTAGCTAAACAAACAGGAGAAAAGCAAAAAGGCTTACCTATACAGGGGAAATGCGCTTGACTTAAGGAAGTTGATACTAATTTAGACTGTTTTATTTCCCTTTTTCGGTTGCGGATTTCTCTGAAGGATGCCCTTTTCCTTTTTGGCACTAAGCTCGTCGCGTCACAGGAAAAGTGCCACACAGACTAGTAGTACGCAGGCGCAGAGCACACCTTGTCGCGACATCTGGCAGGAATGTCTTGACCAGGGGCCACTAGTCGTGTCCTTATAAAATGAGTTCAGGACATTTATGTCAAAGACATCAAATGGGCACAGATTCCTATGCGTACATATGTTATTTGAAATATGAATTCACAGTTTGTGATTTTGCATTGATGCGCTTGTTACAAAACAGCTATTCTGAAATTGTATTGTGTTATGACATAATACATGCAGTAGTTGCAATCAATATACAGGTTCGTCAATTTATAATCCATTAACCCAAAGGGAAGTATGACAATGTTTTGAGTTTTGTCACCCCGAAACAGTAGAAGGCGCTATACACCAATGGAATGTAGGTTTTCAACCTGTGACCCAAATGTTGACGCAAGGACAGTCGAAACATGACTCGAAATTTGTTTTACCGAGCTGCTAATATTGTCCAACTCAGCAGGTTTACACTTCTAGCTGGGTCAAGGTTACTTTGCACGCAAACTCAAGCAGAGCCACCGACTGTCAGACAGCAAAACAATGGAATAAGGTATTCAAGTTGTCGACAAACTaacaaagctagctagcttgACTACTCTGTCAGTGTTTGATTCCTGTGGTCAAAGAACGTATGCATTGGTCGGCGACCACCTTTTGCAAAAGGTGTGCCCATTGTACATAAACTGTCCATTTTGGCTACGCGCTTCCATCTCTTTAATATATAAACGGATCACCTGAAACGTTAAATGGTGTATCTAGCTAGTAAGCAGTATGTCCTATAAAAATCTCACTATTACACTTCAGGTACACCGTGCATTGCTCGGGACTGTGCATTGATTTGTGTTCCTCTTTAAATGATTCTTGCTACTGTAACTGTAATTACATGTGCAGGATAATAATCCTGAACAACCCCAAGAAGAGGAatgccctgtctctgtccatgcTGGAATCACTGAGGGGCAACATCCTGGCTGACATCGACAGCGACGACCTCAGAGTCATCGTCATATCAGGTAAGATACCACCAGAGTGCTGATCCATGATCAGATGTGCCCCTTGGTCCCCCCTTCATAAACACTGTTGTATTGTGCTTTGTGTGTTCCAGCTAAGGGACCAGTGTTCTCCTCTGGGCATGACCTGAAGGAGCTGACGTCAGCACAGGGCAGAGATTACCACACCAAGGTGTTTCAGGCCTGCTCAGAGGTGTGGTTCACTGTCGTACTGTATacaaatatactgtacacacacacatcatcatcatcatcatgattgGCGATCGCTCCAGTCGTGTATAATTGTCCTCCATAGAGTCTATTTGGGGGTCTTCAGATGGCTGTGtacatacagcacacacacacacacattctcatctACAAACACACTCATACCTCTTGTTGTTATTGAAGGTTATGACCCTGATACAAGACATTCCTGTGCCTGTGATTGCCATGGTGAATGGGGTTGCCACAGCAGCAGGATGCCAGCTTGTTGCCAGTTGTGACATTGCCGTGGTGACGGAGAAGTCCACCTTCGCCACGCCAGGGGTCAACGTGGGTCTGTTCTGCTCAACACCAGCCGTGGCAATAGGAAGAGCTGTCCCCAAGAAggtaaacacacatgcacacaaacacactctgtgTAGCACTGATATATTCTGATATTTTACAGGTCGCCATGGAGATGCTGTTCACAGGAAGCCCGATCTCGGCACAGGATGCTTTGAGGCACGGGCTGGTCAGTAAGGTGGTTCCTGAGGAGCGTCTAGAGGAGGAGACGTTAGCCATCGCACGGCGGGTCTGTCAGGCCAGCCGGCCCGTTGTAGCCCTTGGCAAGGCCACCttccacaggtgtgtgtgtctctcattcCACAGATGTTTTACCACACTGTAGCACTCAACCCTTCTGCCTACCATGTATTCATTCCTTGTTTGCATTACGTTTTGATGTTTTTGTTGGTTTGAGTGGATATCCACTGATACACTTGCATGCAAAAAGACAGCAAAAGACTCCCTAATCTTTTGTCTAGAAAGATAAATACTATATACATGTGTAGTTTTATACATATTTGAATCATAATTTAATTTTTTTCCTATCACAGACAGATGGCCCAGGGGTGGGATGCGGCCTATGCTACAGCCTCTCGTGTCATGGTGGATAACCTGGCTCTCAGAGACGGACAGGAGGGGATACGGGCCTTCATAGAGAAACGGAAGCCTGTGTGGACAAACAAAGCAGAGAAGGCCAATGACGAGTGATGTCTGCTGGGCTGGCCTACCATGGCCTGTGAGGGATGCTCGGCctgctcgaaccagggaccctctgcacacatcaacaactgacaccctcaaagcatcgttacctatcgctccacaaaagccacaactacttcaaggtctcagagcgagtgatgtcatcgatttaaacgctattagcacgcaccccacTAACatgctagccatttcacaccagttACATCAGCAGCCTCTGGAATGGAGAGGGAGCCTGTGGATGGTTGAGGTGTTAAACTCGACCTGAACCCATCACAGAACACATGCTCGAGGAGGACATTATTGTAGTGATCATCTGATGAAGGGATACTGCAGGGCTGTCTTCATGTTTGCCCTTAGGAGGGGGTGAGGTGAAGGGTCTTGGAAAGGTAGATACTTGAGATACACCCATGGTCAAGGGACTCACACAGTACATAAATTGGGCACTTCTTGTGAGACAGAATGTAAATGTTTAAAGGAGCAATCTGCAGTTGAGACCATTAAAAAGCGGTCACTCCCCCACtgatttggtaaaaagctgatggATGgaactggagaaatgtaaccactctaaaattcatagacagagctatggatacaaatgtgttttgaggctatacattgCTTACAAAggtgtaaaacaagcttatatttgtgTTTCTGATAGGATACGACAAtaaaactaagctcatgaggaatGTAGTAAGTTTTATTCTTCAGTTCTGTATCCAATTTTCAAAGAAAATAGATTAAAAGGAAAACGAGTAGCTCTCTCAAATAAATTGATaaccagttgttcagagacacaaagacTACTCCAAGGCTATTTTAAAAATGACAAAGTTCTCAGAGATGAGGAAAATAATGAAACATAATTCTAGCCCGGTTATGGATTGtaacaacacaatagaaaataaaaagCTATTGTATATATCTTCACATGTGACTAATTGGAACACACAAGCACTAATTCAACATGGTGAAGATATAAACTATGTAAACAGAAGGCACAGTATGTGTGGATGatgtggtgtgtgtttatgttttattttatttgttatgtTTGGGAAGGTTGAGTAAtgaaatggttgcatatcccagaACCAATGTATTGTTGTAAGCCGGGGTATGAGAGGGCTTTCAATGCTGTTCAGATGATGGAGATACTTTTAGAATGAATTATatgtcttatttatttattgtcctgtCATGGTGGAAcagttttaaaataaattatacatttgatttatttattgtcctatcatggggaactacattttaaaaataaattatatctaattatttatttatgatcCTAATTTAATGGTACGGTCcacaaccctataccctacacccaCCTGAATGACCCAGATAATAAGGAGAAATCCCTAACTGTTTTACGGGCCTGCTCTAAGCGGTCTGTATGCAGCCAAAATGCGGTCAGAGACCAAGAGCAGCACtgccccctcaagattctgagcctgcttGGCAGGGTTGGTCATGCAAAGCCAAAGCTCCCTAAAGGGAGAGCATGCTATACAAGGacattctcaaagctgctaatgagaaccttaacgaccttgtacctagccggtgggagttccggtggggtgcccccacccaggcagtggcagtgctggcaacactagctgcagtaacccatggggagggggtcacactcgaacattcagagagggggtatattattgtgaccctggtggcacaaaatcaaaagtctgactgcatggagatgcttgggaatatggtcaaTACGGGTGACTGTATTGTGGGGGTTTCAGGGAAAAGGTGTACATTTGACCTCCATCATCTAGGATGTGACAATGGTTAATAAAATCTCTCAATTTCTGCCCATTTTTGCAGGCCTTCTCATGCAGCTGCAACAGTAAGTGCATTTGTAAATCAggacctttcttgagttgggctctgggatggtgcaactgttgagaatgtgagtttatggttgtgtggggggaaagggttgagtgtgtgtgggtgtgtgtgtatcccacaactgttgcgaAGGAGTAAAAGATGTTAGGGACAAGAGAGGATGATCCACAGCAAAATGTAATACAAATCgaggtgagggcgatggaaatgcatttggcaGTTGATCTACTTCAATTTGGTAAATCGAAGGATGGATCCCAGTCTGTTCAGGGCTATGAGATGTGGGAGGTCGGAGGTGGTCTGACGGGCATTGGGATGATGGCCCAGctcgggatgaggagggcttttagAGGGTGGAATGGtggggaccaattggaggtttacttagtagcaatgcaaatatcatggtacagctatatagacactcaatcatcatattactttttaatggtacatttacaaacatattttgataaatagaattgaaagttgtgtctcattatggtaagtggtgaaataagtgAAATaagtgaaataagtatagccagttacaattgtaatggcctagcagataataagaaaatacAATCAGtatgtacctggctaa
Above is a genomic segment from Oncorhynchus kisutch isolate 150728-3 linkage group LG19, Okis_V2, whole genome shotgun sequence containing:
- the LOC109864478 gene encoding enoyl-CoA hydratase domain-containing protein 3, mitochondrial: MTRNLFYRAANIVQLSRFTLLAGSRLLCTQTQAEPPTVRQQNNGIRIIILNNPKKRNALSLSMLESLRGNILADIDSDDLRVIVISAKGPVFSSGHDLKELTSAQGRDYHTKVFQACSEVMTLIQDIPVPVIAMVNGVATAAGCQLVASCDIAVVTEKSTFATPGVNVGLFCSTPAVAIGRAVPKKVAMEMLFTGSPISAQDALRHGLVSKVVPEERLEEETLAIARRVCQASRPVVALGKATFHRQMAQGWDAAYATASRVMVDNLALRDGQEGIRAFIEKRKPVWTNKAEKANDE